In Candidatus Hadarchaeales archaeon, the genomic stretch GACCCTCATACCGGGAGGTTCTCAGCTTTTTTCCAAGCGTGCAGAGCTTTTTTTGCCGTCTTTGTGGCCTGCATACTACAAAAAGGCTAAGGGAGATATGATATGGGACTTGGACGGTAACAAATTCATCGACATGTCTTACATGGGGGTCGGTACTTGTGTTCTGGGATATGCTGATCCCGACGTGAATAGGTCCGTGGTTCGAGCAATATCGTTGGGCTCTATGTCCACGCTGAATTGTTTCGAGGAATTGGAGTTAGCCGAACTCCTTTTGAAACTCAACCCATGGGCAGGGATGGTCAGATACGCTAGAACCGGCGGTGAGGCCATGGCGATTGCCGTGAGGATCGCGCGTGCCTTTACCGGAAAAGACAGAGTGGCCTTTTGCGGCTATCACGGATGGTCGGATTGGTATCTCTCCGCGAACCTTGCAAAGGACACCAACCTTGATGGTCACCTTCTTCCTGGATTGCAACCCAAGGGGGTTCCAAGGGCTCTGATGGAAACTGCCCTTCCTTTTAACTATAATAGGATAGAGGAGCTTGAGGGCATCGTTTCGAAGTACAATGACATCGGCACAATAGTCATGGAGCCCGCCAGACATCAGGAGCCCAAGGATGACTTCCTAAAAAGGGTTCGAAAGATTGCAGATGAAATCGGCGCTGTGCTCATTTTCGATGAGATAACTTCAGGCTGGAGGATGAACGTTGGTGGGATTCATCGGCTCTACGGGATTGATCCGGATATAGCCGTTTATGGGAAGGCCATGAGCAACGGCTTTCCGATGGCAGCCGTTGTTGGAAAAAAGGAGGTGATGGATGCCGCCCAAGATAGTTTCATAAGCAGCACATACTGGAGTGAAAGGATCGGTCCTGTAGCAGCTTTAGCAACAATAGAGAAGATGAAGAGGAGAAACGTTCCCCGTCATCTGTGTAAGATAGGGAACTCGGTGAAAAAAGGTTGGAAAAAGATGGCTAGCGAGCACGGGCTTGAGATAAAGATCGTTGGGCTTCCACCTCTGGCCACTTTCTCCTTTGAAGGTGAGGACCCTCAGGCAATGCACACACTCTTCACACAGGAGATGCTGGAGAGGGGATTTTTAGCTTCAAAGAGCCTTTATGCTTCCTACGCCCACACCGAAGAACACGTATCCAAGTATTTGGAATGCGTTGATGAGGTCTTTGGGCTGATAAGAAGGGCAGTAGATAGAGGGGAACTGCGAAAAATGTTGAAGGGTCCGGTAGCCCAGACAGGCTTCAGGCGTCTAGCCTAGGAGGAGATCATGAGGTGCATTAGAATCGGAGAGAGAATGGTGGGAGAAGGGAAGCCGTGTTTTATAATAGCAGAGGCCGGAGTCAATCACAACGGGAAGCTCGGACTGGCAAAGAAGCTCATAGACGCAGCCAAAAAAGCAGGGGCGGATGCGGTGAAGTTTCAAGTCTTTTCGGCAGAGGATTTGGTCACAACAAGGGCCCCTAAGGCGATGTATCAAAAAAGAGCAACTGGGAAAGGCACTCAATACGAGATGCTTAAAGAACT encodes the following:
- a CDS encoding aminotransferase class III-fold pyridoxal phosphate-dependent enzyme — its product is MKIRRGPRLWEKAKTLIPGGSQLFSKRAELFLPSLWPAYYKKAKGDMIWDLDGNKFIDMSYMGVGTCVLGYADPDVNRSVVRAISLGSMSTLNCFEELELAELLLKLNPWAGMVRYARTGGEAMAIAVRIARAFTGKDRVAFCGYHGWSDWYLSANLAKDTNLDGHLLPGLQPKGVPRALMETALPFNYNRIEELEGIVSKYNDIGTIVMEPARHQEPKDDFLKRVRKIADEIGAVLIFDEITSGWRMNVGGIHRLYGIDPDIAVYGKAMSNGFPMAAVVGKKEVMDAAQDSFISSTYWSERIGPVAALATIEKMKRRNVPRHLCKIGNSVKKGWKKMASEHGLEIKIVGLPPLATFSFEGEDPQAMHTLFTQEMLERGFLASKSLYASYAHTEEHVSKYLECVDEVFGLIRRAVDRGELRKMLKGPVAQTGFRRLA